One window of the Halobacillus litoralis genome contains the following:
- a CDS encoding DUF1538 domain-containing protein — protein sequence MDNIKETVLEVILSILPITVVITILQFTLVWLPLEMFLQFLIGVLMVGIGLILFLLGVNIGLLPVGEMIGSALSKTKMVWLIVFFGFLLGLVVTIAEPDVRVLASQVDQVSGGAIPRDILIIAVALGVGIFVAIAMLRIIFNINIIYILAVGYSLVFLLAAFTPSHFVPISFDSGGVTTGPLTVPFILSLGVGVVTVMKGKTSTSDGFGLVALASIGPILSVLILGVIYG from the coding sequence ATGGACAACATTAAAGAAACGGTCTTAGAGGTGATTTTGTCGATCCTGCCCATAACTGTTGTGATTACGATTTTGCAATTCACCCTGGTCTGGCTCCCTCTCGAGATGTTTCTCCAATTTTTAATTGGAGTACTGATGGTGGGAATCGGTCTGATTCTTTTTTTGTTAGGTGTGAACATCGGTTTACTCCCAGTTGGTGAGATGATCGGTTCGGCTTTATCCAAAACGAAAATGGTCTGGCTGATTGTATTCTTCGGATTTTTATTGGGTCTTGTGGTAACGATAGCAGAGCCGGATGTTAGAGTCCTCGCCTCGCAGGTAGACCAAGTTTCCGGTGGAGCGATCCCCCGTGATATTTTAATTATAGCTGTTGCTTTAGGGGTGGGGATTTTTGTAGCGATCGCTATGCTCAGAATCATTTTCAACATAAATATCATCTATATATTGGCTGTCGGTTACAGCCTTGTGTTTTTACTTGCTGCGTTCACACCTTCCCATTTTGTGCCGATCTCATTTGATTCAGGTGGGGTGACGACAGGTCCGTTGACCGTTCCTTTCATCTTATCTTTAGGAGTAGGGGTAGTCACAGTCATGAAGGGAAAAACCTCAACAAGCGATGGATTCGGTCTTGTCGCCCTTGCCTCCATCGGCCCGATTTTATCTGTGCTCATCTTAGGGGTGATTTACGGGTGA